One segment of Caldanaerobius polysaccharolyticus DSM 13641 DNA contains the following:
- a CDS encoding NAD(P)/FAD-dependent oxidoreductase gives MLKYDVIIVGAGPAGIFTALELTKNSDLNILMLEKGKAIEKRNCPVNNKGVKCINCKPCSITCGWGGAGAFSDGKLTLTSAFGGVLDEYISKQKLEELIKYVDQVYVEFGATTEVHGTDEEKVREIERKAAAADLKLIPARVKHLGTDKCYDILRKMQYQLSEKVTIKTETPVKDILVDENTVYGVRTENGEEYYADYVVVVPGREGAEWFNEQTAKLKLKTKNNAVDIGVRVEVPAVVMEDITDAVYESKLIYFSKSFDDRVRTFCMNPYGQVVEENNNGIKTVNGHSYKDIKTQNTNFALLVSKEFTEPFKEPIAYGKYIATLANMLGEGVIVQRLGDLLDGRRSTYERIKRGLVEPTLADATPGDLSLVLPYRHLTSIIEMLQAMDKIAPGVYSKHTLLYGVEVKFYSSRVELTDKFETKIKNLFAAGDGAGITRGLAQASVSGVVVAREILNRLMGRD, from the coding sequence ATCTTGAAGTACGATGTAATCATAGTGGGGGCTGGTCCGGCGGGTATTTTTACCGCGCTAGAACTTACAAAAAACAGCGACCTTAATATTTTGATGCTGGAAAAAGGCAAGGCGATCGAAAAAAGGAACTGCCCTGTAAACAATAAGGGGGTTAAGTGCATTAACTGCAAACCCTGTTCTATAACCTGCGGTTGGGGTGGAGCAGGAGCTTTCAGCGATGGAAAGCTTACACTGACGTCGGCATTTGGCGGTGTTCTAGACGAATATATTTCCAAGCAAAAGCTGGAGGAGCTTATAAAATACGTGGATCAGGTTTACGTAGAATTTGGTGCGACTACAGAGGTCCACGGAACCGATGAAGAAAAAGTCCGGGAGATAGAGAGAAAGGCTGCTGCAGCTGATCTCAAATTGATTCCAGCCAGGGTAAAGCACCTGGGTACGGATAAATGTTATGATATACTCAGAAAGATGCAATATCAGTTAAGTGAGAAGGTTACTATAAAGACAGAAACACCTGTTAAAGATATATTGGTGGATGAAAATACAGTATATGGTGTCAGAACAGAGAATGGAGAAGAATATTATGCCGATTATGTGGTTGTAGTACCTGGCCGGGAAGGTGCCGAATGGTTTAACGAGCAGACGGCAAAGTTAAAACTTAAGACAAAAAACAACGCCGTAGATATTGGAGTAAGGGTTGAGGTGCCCGCTGTGGTTATGGAGGATATAACTGATGCCGTCTACGAATCCAAGCTCATATATTTTTCTAAGTCTTTTGACGACAGAGTTAGGACCTTCTGCATGAATCCTTACGGTCAGGTAGTGGAAGAAAACAATAATGGCATCAAGACTGTTAATGGACATAGCTACAAGGACATAAAAACCCAGAATACCAATTTTGCCCTGTTGGTGAGCAAAGAGTTTACAGAGCCTTTTAAAGAACCCATTGCTTACGGCAAGTATATAGCTACATTGGCGAATATGCTTGGCGAAGGAGTTATCGTTCAGAGGCTAGGTGATCTGCTGGATGGGCGAAGGTCCACATACGAGAGGATAAAACGAGGCCTTGTAGAACCTACGCTGGCTGATGCCACGCCGGGGGATTTAAGCCTGGTTTTACCATACAGGCATTTGACTTCTATCATAGAGATGCTTCAGGCGATGGATAAGATCGCTCCGGGTGTTTATTCAAAGCATACGCTGTTGTACGGAGTGGAAGTAAAGTTTTATTCATCCAGGGTGGAGCTTACGGACAAATTTGAGACAAAAATAAAAAATCTCTTTGCTGCAGGAGATGGGGCTGGCATAACCAGGGGATTGGCTCAGGCCTCTGTCTCAGGTGTTGTTGTGGCAAGAGAGATTTTAAATAGATTGATGGGGAGAGATTGA